The DNA segment GAGCAGGGTGCACAGGAACACCTTGTCGCCCGTCATGTCGAGCAGAGCGCCCAGGGGCTTGGCGTCGCCGGCGCGGCGGGCGAGCGGGCCGTCCACGAAATCGCTCACGCCCGCGAGGATGGCCAGCGCGATGGCGGCCGGGCGCGTGCCTTCGTTCCAGGCCAGCGCTGCGACGACGGGGGTGAGCAGGTAACGGGAGAGCGACAGGGCATTGTGGAGGGGCAGCATCGCAGTTCCCTGTGTTCAGACGGCTTCGGCCCGCTTCTCCGACTCCAGCACCAGCGTGACCGGCCCGTCGTTGACGAGTTCCACGTCCATCATCGCGCCGAAGACGCCGGTCTCGACGCGGTAGCCGTGCTGGCGGAGGCGTCCGCAGAAGTAGTCGTAGAGCCGAGTCGCCTCGGCGGGGTCGGCGGCCCGCTCGAAACTCGGGCGGCGGCCCTTGCGGCAGTCGCCGCACAGGGTGAACTGCGAGACCACGAGCATGTCGCCGCCCACGTCGCTTGCCGCGAGATTCATCTTCCCCTGATCGTCGGCGAAGATGCGCAGGCCGGCGGCCTTGGCGGCCAGGAAGTCGGCGTCGCGGTCCGCATCGCCCCTGGCCACGCCGAGCAGAATCAGCAGCCCGCGGCCGATCCGGCCCGTGACGCGCCCCTCGACCGTCACGGACGCGCGGCTCACCCGTTGCACGACCGCGATCACGGGTTCTGCATCCCCCATGGGGCACGAGCAGATGACGCTACCGCTTTCCATCATGCATGGCGGCGTCGCCACGTGTCAAGCGGGGATCCGGGGGCGGGCCGGAGTCGTAGGTGGTTTCCGATGCGAGAATCCCCGGAACACGGGAAGGCCCGCGGCAGAGGTAGCCGCGAGCGTCCCGCTTGCGGCTCTCTTCATCCGTTCGACAAGCGGGACGCTTGTCGCTACGAGAATCCGCAGCAGAAGCTGCCTACAGAGATGGTCCACACCCTCCGGGGGGCGTGCGCCAGCAGAGGAGAGCGGCCGACCGTGTGGCGATGGCCCGCCGACTCTGGCGGGCATTGTGGGCGGCGCGTGCCCCATGAGACGCGTCTTGACCCACGCACCGCCTCCCGGTAGGATCGCCCTCGCGGTCCGCCAGCGGCGCAGGACTGGGGCTCGAGCCGCTTGCGGCTCGGCCGAGCGCCCGCGCACAGGATACGAAGCGAGGACTGTGAGGCCCGCCCCGTGTTGCCCCGCCGCTCGATAGCGCGACTCGCTGCCATCCTGCTCGCCTGCCACGCCGTGGCGAGCGCTGCCGCGCTGGACCCCAAGGCGCTCTACCACGCCCTTCGCGGGGACGCCGAACGCGTGCTTCAGCGCTTCTCACCCGAGCGGGTCGAGAAGCCCCCCGACTGGGCTAGACGCCCGGACGCCCCCTTGGCCCGAATCGCCGTGCTCGCCGACGTGCACTACGACGACACGGGCCGCCGCGACTGGACCCAGCACACCCGCCCGAGCCTGCTCAAGGCGGTGCGCTACCTCAACGACACGGTGAGGCCCGACCGTTTGGTGATCCTCGGCGACCTGATCGCCTCGGGCCGCGTCGAGCAGCTCCGGCGCATCAAGGAACTCCTCGACGCCGAGTCCAAGGCTCCCTGCTCGGCCGTGTGGGGCAACCACGACGGGAGGGACTTCGAGAGCGTGTTCGGCCCCGCCAGCTACAGCCTCTCCGTCGGGGGCGTTCGCCTGGTCGCTCTCCAGATCGCCTACAACCTGTGGGACTCGGGCTGGGGCGCCTGCGAGCGCGTCGAGTGGCTCGCCCGGGAGTTCGCCGCTCACGGCCGCGAGCCGACCCTGCTGCTCGTTCACAACCCTGTGGTGCTGCCCACCTTCGCCAACAATGCCGCCGTGCTGCAACTCGTCGAGGCGCAGCCGCAGGTGCTCGGCGTGCTAGCCGGCCACATGCACGTGGACTACGAGCTTCGCCAGGCGAAGGC comes from the Planctomycetota bacterium genome and includes:
- the dtd gene encoding D-aminoacyl-tRNA deacylase, whose protein sequence is MIAVVQRVSRASVTVEGRVTGRIGRGLLILLGVARGDADRDADFLAAKAAGLRIFADDQGKMNLAASDVGGDMLVVSQFTLCGDCRKGRRPSFERAADPAEATRLYDYFCGRLRQHGYRVETGVFGAMMDVELVNDGPVTLVLESEKRAEAV
- a CDS encoding metallophosphoesterase, whose translation is MLPRRSIARLAAILLACHAVASAAALDPKALYHALRGDAERVLQRFSPERVEKPPDWARRPDAPLARIAVLADVHYDDTGRRDWTQHTRPSLLKAVRYLNDTVRPDRLVILGDLIASGRVEQLRRIKELLDAESKAPCSAVWGNHDGRDFESVFGPASYSLSVGGVRLVALQIAYNLWDSGWGACERVEWLAREFAAHGREPTLLLVHNPVVLPTFANNAAVLQLVEAQPQVLGVLAGHMHVDYELRQAKAHLGLPMFGRPPHAFKVIHVHPDALLLSTYEQSDGAYTQAPIYQKIDIPPGLRAPGAP